One Labeo rohita strain BAU-BD-2019 chromosome 12, IGBB_LRoh.1.0, whole genome shotgun sequence genomic region harbors:
- the rnf151 gene encoding RING finger protein 151 translates to MTGGYEVEQFVETPDDDLICVICRAVLRCPVRLKCNHVFCKECILQWMKRQVKCPCCRQSIDQNQMLVLFKLSKSIGRLSIKCRNAQQGCRATFPLSNEYLHISNCPYEWQHCPHEGCGQQVLRKDAQAHDQSCSYWRQLCPMGCGTLLVRENQAQHNCYRELHQRYVAERRRQRAIAANLRRKMQRMQSRMAQIRRQINLMCESLEVGDLEAEEGEGSSVWTDSNAASLSSSRHRHTNSSSSRVRHI, encoded by the exons ATG aCTGGAGGTTATGAAGTGGAGCAGTTTGTGGAAACCCCAGACGATGATTTGATTTGTGTCATCTGTAGAGCAGTTCTACGCTGTCCTGTACGACTCAAATGCAACCACGTCTTCTGCAAGGAATGCATTTTACAGTGGATGAAAAG ACAGGTGAAATGCCCATGCTGTAGGCAGTCTATCGACCAGAACCAAATGCTGGTTTTGTTTAAGCTGAGTAAATCCATTGGCCGTTTATCAATCAAG TGTCGAAATGCACAGCAGGGCTGCAGGGCCACTTTCCCACTTTCTAATGAGTACCTCCACATCTCCAACTGTCCGTATGAGTGGCAGCACTGCCCCCATGAGGGCTGTGGGCAGCAGGTGCTGAGGAAGGATGCGCAGGCGCACGATCAGAGCTGTAGCTACTGGCGACAGCTGTGTCCCATGGGCTGCGGGACACTGCTCGTCCGTGAAAATCAGGCCCAACATAACTGCTACCGAGAACTGCATCAGCGCTATGTAGCCGAGCGGCGGAGGCAGAGGGCCATCGCAGCCAACCTGCGCAGGAAGATGCAGCGCATGCAGAGCCGGATGGCACAGATAAGGAGGCAGATAAACCTGATGTGTGAGAGCCTGGAGGTTGGCGATCTGGAAGCTGAAGAAGGGGAGGGATCCAGCGTTTGGACAGATTCTAATGCTGCCAGTCTGAGCAGCAGCAGACACAGACACACCAACAGCAGCAGTTCAAGAGTCAGACATATATAG
- the noxo1b gene encoding NADPH oxidase organizer 1b has product MSEPRLPVEVRLIGVMKKDKDKKFMTSVLWSDQSELIVYRSFRDFKTLHKQLKKKFPVENHTRKEDRVLPRFGAQYMVTSFQLKGLAKSVSRLRYLEKYCSNLLQCGTAVSHSTDVVQFFLPTEQELLPEYTRNSVMILQSDNINTVSGGPDLAKKHLSNGNVTQPFVSKTYRCVAPYETKDTKNKPFKVAVDERLDVLIKDKAGWWLVENEDKRLAWFPAPYLQLCDEEEEEDEDEDEFDSAAFESSLYCATRSYTSKKEDELSLSIGAVVEVLQRSDNGWWLVRYNKKAGYVPSMYLKLYNSPSFGLQTLQRKLHSSTINLSSSDSFKPEPQVYSQNRKNNFLRSNSLEMLSQPVQHEEAGSFSDDGNDFSFSSSDTTSMSPSMSSSEGEESLRQQDKEPDSSDSGMSSGQSSPTSSDTDHPMKGVRAPRVPPRPQTQEILQRCTTYTRNVALATSARLAPEREVMANEGRA; this is encoded by the exons ATGAGTGAACCGCGCCTTCCTGTAGAAGTCCGACTTATCGGAGTAATGAAGAAAGACAAGGACAAA AAGTTCATGACATCCGTGCTATGGTCAGACCAGAGTGAGTTGATAGTGTACAGATCCTTCCGGGATTTCAAAACGCTCCAT AAGCAACTAAAAAAGAAGTTTCCTGTGGAGAACCATACTCGTAAAGAGGATAGAGTGCTTCCCAGATTTGGAG CCCAGTACATGGTGACTTCGTTTCAGTTGAAAGGTCTGGCAAAGTCAGTGTCCCGTCTAAGGTATTTGGAGAAATACTGTTCCAACCTGTTGCAGTGCGGCACAGCCGTGTCACATTCCACAGATGTCGTTCAGTTCTTCTTGCCAACTGAACAGGAGCTTCTGCCTGAATATACCAGAAACAG TGTGATGATTCTGCAATCAGACAACATCAACACTGTCAGCGGAGGACCTGACTTGGCGAAAAAACATCTGAGCAATGGCAATGTGACCCAGCCTTTTGTTTCCAAGACATATCGATGTGTGGCTCCATATGAGACCAAAGACACAAAGAACAAGCCATTTAAAGTAGCTGTGGATGAAAGACTGGATGTGCTGATTAAAGACAAAGCAG GTTGGTGGCTTGTTGAGAATGAGGACAAACGTCTAGCTTGGTTTCCTGCTCCCTACTTGCAGTTATGtgatgaggaagaggaagaggatgaggatgaggatgaaTTTGATTCAGCTGCCTTTGAAA GTTCACTGTACTGCGCTACAAGGAGTTACACCTCAAAAAAAGAGGACGAGCTCTCTCTGAGCATCGGCGCTGTTGTGGAGGTGTTACAGAGGTCTGATAATGGCTGGTGGCTTGTAAG ATATAACAAAAAGGCAGGCTATGTGCCCTCCATGTACCTGAAGCTCTACAACAGCCCCAGCTTTGGCCTTCAGACCCTTCAAAGGAAACTTCACAGCTCCACTATCAACCTGTCCTCCAGTGACTCTTTTAAACCGGAGCCTCAGGTCTACTCACAAAACAGAAAGAATAATTTCCTCAGATCAAATTCTCTGGAAATGCTGTCACAGCCGGTACAGCACGAGGAAGCTGGCAGCTTCAGCGACGATGGAAACGACTTCAGCTTCAGTTCCTCAGATACCACCTCCATGAGCCCAAGCATGTCCAGCTCAGAGGGGGAAGAAAGCCTGAGACAGCAGGATAAAGAGCCAGACAGCAGTGACAGTGGTATGTCCAGTGGCCAGTCCAGCCCAACCAGCTCAGACACTGATCACCCTATGAAAGGGGTCAGAGCTCCCAGGGTGCCACCAAGACCACAAACTCAAGAGATCCTACAGCGCTGCACGACATACACCCGTAACGTCGCTCTGGCAACTTCTGCACGCCTGGCGCCTGAAAGAGAAGTCATGGCAAATGAAGGAAGAGCATGA